The Pimelobacter simplex genome window below encodes:
- a CDS encoding DUF305 domain-containing protein, producing the protein MIATSTVVMFVLMYSNVFAFDHVRWSEERFYMALLMGGAMALVMFAFMRSMMYKNRAYNLVLVAVALLLGAGGLYLSRSQALVDDQAYMKGMIPHHSIAILTSERADIDDVRVRELADEIIKAQRKEIKEMDWLIEDIEKNGPATTQEEADQRPVPSFEGTAASSLDDVSDALAMLALFGVELP; encoded by the coding sequence ATGATCGCCACCTCCACGGTGGTGATGTTCGTCTTGATGTACTCCAACGTCTTCGCCTTTGACCACGTGCGGTGGAGCGAGGAGCGCTTCTACATGGCGCTGTTGATGGGCGGCGCCATGGCGCTGGTGATGTTCGCGTTCATGCGCAGCATGATGTACAAGAACCGCGCCTACAATCTCGTGCTCGTGGCGGTGGCGCTGCTGCTCGGTGCAGGTGGGCTGTACCTCTCGCGTTCCCAGGCGTTGGTCGACGACCAGGCGTACATGAAGGGCATGATCCCGCACCACTCGATCGCCATCTTGACCAGCGAGCGGGCCGACATCGATGACGTTCGCGTTCGAGAACTCGCCGACGAGATCATCAAGGCCCAGCGCAAGGAGATTAAGGAGATGGACTGGCTGATCGAGGATATCGAGAAGAACGGCCCGGCCACCACTCAGGAGGAAGCCGATCAGCGTCCCGTCCCGAGCTTCGAGGGAACCGCCGCCAGCAGCCTCGATGATGTCAGTGATGCCCTTGCCATGTTGGCCCTGTTCGGCGTCGAACTGCCTTGA
- a CDS encoding ArsR/SmtB family transcription factor, with product MVLLIRRSPDVCTQPDEHHPHSRTDIGYFRGVTDDHPVRARVDAPDQNTGGGDRHQHPVDPRRVALARERLPSAEEGDRLTSVLSLMADPTRARLLYALDVVEELCVGDLAIALSVSEDAVSYGLRVLRTAGLVRRRKEGRIVYYRLAEGFPEPLRQHCLRQLIEMSRAPIEDDDV from the coding sequence ATGGTGCTCTTGATCCGCCGCTCTCCTGACGTCTGTACCCAACCGGACGAGCATCATCCGCATAGCCGCACGGATATCGGGTACTTCCGCGGGGTGACTGACGACCATCCGGTCCGCGCTCGCGTAGACGCGCCCGACCAGAACACCGGTGGCGGCGACCGGCACCAGCACCCGGTCGATCCGAGACGGGTTGCCTTGGCCCGCGAGCGCCTGCCGTCGGCAGAGGAGGGAGACCGGCTCACCAGCGTGCTCTCGTTGATGGCCGATCCCACCCGGGCACGACTGTTGTACGCGCTTGACGTGGTCGAGGAGCTTTGTGTGGGCGACCTCGCCATTGCGTTGTCGGTGAGCGAGGACGCAGTCTCCTACGGACTTCGGGTGCTGCGTACCGCCGGGCTGGTGAGACGACGCAAGGAGGGCCGGATCGTGTACTACCGGCTCGCAGAGGGCTTTCCCGAGCCGCTTCGTCAGCACTGTCTACGTCAGCTCATCGAGATGTCTCGCGCTCCAATCGAGGACGACGACGTCTGA
- a CDS encoding four-helix bundle copper-binding protein, whose amino-acid sequence MLEAYPKDLGNIDKEKLAECIAACFECAQICTACADACLSEDMVAELTKCIRTDLDCADICVATGNALSRHTGYDANVTRAFLEACATACKACGDECESHADMHEHCRICAEACRRCEQACRDLLANLA is encoded by the coding sequence ATGCTGGAGGCTTACCCGAAGGACTTGGGCAACATCGACAAGGAAAAGCTGGCCGAGTGCATCGCGGCCTGTTTCGAGTGCGCACAGATTTGTACCGCGTGTGCCGACGCGTGTCTGTCGGAGGACATGGTCGCCGAATTGACCAAGTGCATTCGTACTGATCTCGACTGCGCCGACATCTGCGTCGCCACCGGGAACGCGTTGTCACGCCACACCGGGTACGACGCGAATGTGACCCGAGCGTTCCTGGAAGCCTGCGCGACCGCCTGCAAGGCATGCGGCGACGAGTGCGAAAGCCATGCCGACATGCACGAGCACTGCCGTATCTGCGCCGAAGCCTGCCGACGCTGCGAACAAGCCTGCCGCGACCTCCTCGCCAATCTGGCGTAG